In one Silene latifolia isolate original U9 population chromosome 10, ASM4854445v1, whole genome shotgun sequence genomic region, the following are encoded:
- the LOC141607250 gene encoding uncharacterized protein LOC141607250 — translation MELMLMEIDYPSILQSLNIMKDTTGFINDSGTPYTLLARSSYNPLREAIVKFFVETYGSQPSPPRQVIDLCYALNPGYAQNVFPIVTQLFLNNEQVGEIDMVLSKERLFVDVKEIIGIDQGFCIMVKPIDDPDQSIFGSFQQVSFGILYEVRNSRLSFIPVDTSLSHLPSTT, via the coding sequence ATGGAATTAATGTTAATGGAAATCGACTACCCATCGATCCTTCAATCTTTGAATATAATGAAGGACACAACGGGCTTTATCAATGATTCTGGAACACCTTATACATTATTAGCAAGAAGTTCATACAATCCTTTGAGAGAAGCGATTGTCAAATTCTTTGTTGAAACTTATGGTTCGCAACCTAGTCCTCCGAGACAAGTTATTGATCTTTGTTACGCATTAAACCCCGGCTATGCTCAAAATGTATTTCCAATTGTAACTCAGCTTTTCTTAAATAATGAGCAAGTTGGAGAAATTGACATGGTATTGAGCAAGGAACGCTTGTTTGTTGACGTGAAAGAAATTATTGGTATAGATCAAGGATTTTGTATTATGGTAAAACCTATTGATGACCCCGATCAGTCGATATTTGGATCGTTTCAACAAGTTAGTTTCGGGATTTTGTATGAAGTTCGTAATAGTCGTTTATCTTTCATTCCTGTAGACACCTCGCTTTCGCACCTCCCGTCAAccacctag
- the LOC141607251 gene encoding aspartic proteinase nepenthesin-1-like, with protein MSIVHKLFLLLYFIEIGIISFISSSNGFSMRMIPIDSHHLQIIPEKATIDERLQLFNNITMSRINTQRKNLPPDNMEARVVRVQKTLFVTQLHLGEGNTAYTPYVLLDTASDITWVQCKGCNPCFELKGQNFDFLRSPSFRRVSLNDEMCIPPKFNYYGSCGLNNYYGTYPPYPSITGLIGRETFYFKNSRTNNMDAYKGLPFGCVLQSKDITFGPTLYMRQNVVAGIFGLVATPKSLITHLDAQIHGRFYYCLPPQKQLTFMESTIYFGDDAQISGDATREVKTISMKSPNLHFLSLSGISVNGKRLPIDPSIFEYDEVDYTKGFYIDTGAPFTVLARSAYNPLREAIVTFFRDTYGWLPARGAGQNMDLCYLIYPGYDTNLFPTVVLHFLNNDQVGEVDMVWSKEHLFADVKGIIGVDQGLCLMVSPTDDPNRSFLGAFQQANFGILYDIQNGRLSFVPKNCLLENI; from the coding sequence ATGTCTATTGTACACAAACTCTTCCTCTTATTGTACTTTATTGAGATAGGCATTATATCATTCATCTCTAGCAGCAATGGATTTTCGATGAGAATGATTCCTATAGACTCGCACCATTTACAAATTATACCAGAAAAAGCCACCATTGATGAACGGCTTCAACTTTTTAATAACATAACAATGTCACGAATAAACACCCAGCGAAAAAATTTGCCCCCCGATAATATGGAGGCGCGAGTGGTTAGAGTTCAAAAAACTTTGTTCGTAACTCAACTTCATTTGGGTGAAGGTAATACTGCCTACACTCCTTATGTACTTCTAGACACTGCTTCCGATATAACTTGGGTTCAGTGTAAAGGCTGCAATCCTTGTTTTGAGCTAAAGGGTCAAAATTTTGATTTCTTAAGGTCTCCTTCCTTTAGACGAGTCAGCTTAAATGATGAAATGTGTATTCCTCCTAAATTTAACTATTATGGATCTTGTGGCCTTAATAACTATTATGGGACATACCCACCGTACCCGAGTATCACGGGCCTTATTGGTAGAGAAACATTTTATTTCAAGAACTCAAGAACAAACAATATGGATGCTTATAAAGGTTTGCCATTTGGATGTGTACTCCAAAGTAAAGACATTACTTTTGGACCAACACTCTACATGCGTCAGAACGTTGTCGCGGGTATTTTTGGGCTTGTTGCAACACCAAAATCACTCATAACCCACCTTGATGCTCAGATTCACGGTAGGTTTTATTACTGTTTACCACCACAGAAACAATTAACCTTTATGGAATCAACTATTTACTTTGGAGATGATGCCCAAATTAGTGGTGATGCTACAAGAGAAGTCAAAACCATCTCAATGAAAAGTCCTAATCTTCATTTTTTGTCATTAAGTGGAATAAGTGTCAATGGAAAACGACTACCAATCGATCCGTCTAtctttgaatatgatgaggtagACTACACAAAGGGTTTTTACATTGATACAGGAGCACCTTTTACCGTGTTAGCAAGAAGTGCATATAATCCCCTGCGAGAAGCAATAGTCACATTCTTTCGCGATACTTATGGTTGGCTTCCTGCTAGAGGAGCTGGTCAAAATATGGATCTTTGTTATTTAATATACCCGGGTTATGATACAAACCTATTTCCAACTGTAGTTCTTCATTTCTTGAATAATGACCAAGTTGGAGAAGTTGACATGGTATGGAGCAAGGAACACTTGTTTGCTGATGTGAAAGGAATTATTGGTGTTGATCAAGGACTTTGTTTGATGGTCTCACCTACTGATGACCCTAATAGATCATTTCTCGGTGCATTTCAACAAGCTAATTTTGGGATTTTATACGATATTCAAAATGGTCGTTTGTCTTTCGTTCCGAAAAATTGTTTATTAGAAAACATATAA